The Prinia subflava isolate CZ2003 ecotype Zambia chromosome 15, Cam_Psub_1.2, whole genome shotgun sequence genome contains a region encoding:
- the LOC134558461 gene encoding basic proline-rich protein-like, with product MAINSGTNSEDISLHLGLQRMKKSRGKRAAVRKIAFKTPVFCGALKAKVLCVPKISDKPGPASPKFVKPTNKTFRGGRNLCNPPAVRGEGTPRRGIHPGGARPRAKALRQHPRVVPIPIPTAPGGSSPAPGTPSTGLVPGRPGSSARPPPAGRSRGPSPAPGTLPRSRECRQFRGTPAASPVPGPSVSFPVPGVPVRDPGQLPGAELPTPGICRRLPAPESPAVSRDRSASPIPGLSVG from the exons ATGGCAATAAACTCTGGAACAAACTCCGAGGACATCAGCCTGCATCTGGGATTGCAGAGGATGAAGAAATCGAGAGGAAAACgagctgctgtgaggaaaaTCGCTTTTAAGACACCAGTGTTCTGCGGGGCTTTGAAAGCAAAAGTTCTCTGTGTTCCCAAGATCTCCGATAAACCCGGGCCAGCGAGTCCAAAGTTTGTTAAACCCACAAATAAAACTTTCCGGGGTGGGAGGAACTTGTGCAACCCCCCAGCGGTGCGGGGCGAGGGCACCCCGAGGAGGGGCATCCACCCAGGGGGAGCCCGCCCCCGGGCCAAAGCGCTCCGACAGCATCCCCGCGTggtccccattcccatcccgACCGCTCCGGGGGGCTCCTCTCCCGCTCCTGGGACCCCCAGCACCGGCTTGGTCCCCGGGAGACCGGGCAGCTCGGCGAGACCTCCGCCAGCGGGGAGATCTCGGGGTCCGTCTCCCGCTCCTGGGACCCTGCCCCGGTCTCGGGAGTGCCGGCAGTTCCGCGGGacccccgccgcctccccggtCCCGGGGCCATCCGTCAGCTTCCCGGTACCGGGAGTCCCAGTGCGAGACCCCGGGCAGCTCCCCGGCGCCGAGCTCCCCACTCCAGGGATCTGCCGCAGGCTCCCAGCGCCGGAATCCCCGGCAGTTTCCCGAGACCGCTCCGCCTCTCCGATCCCGGGACTCTCG GTAGGATGA